One segment of Desulfurobacterium indicum DNA contains the following:
- a CDS encoding ADP-ribosylglycohydrolase family protein — MLLKKIKGTVFGGAIGDALGTLTEEMDRGMVKKSYGGAITDFVEPSPLSVCPFLKKGQYSHETQMFLIALEMYAEKGKLDEEFYIEKLIDWAKNEKDHRYPAGGHINAALAYKSGALPDEARVKGTEIDGALPAVAAGLFRWDNSEDAYQEGSHIASIIYKDEILIDTAGLIAVTISTIAGERIFLEIEDGKLHLLELLHSFSQVEIVKSYIDMVITTVRENIDELDELILRFGNGNFVLEPFALSLYIFLKWGKDFRKSILRAVNAYGEFGGDTDAIGFLTGALSGCYNGVDAIPKEWINGIENAKYLDLISEKLFEKIQNGQNI; from the coding sequence ATGCTTCTTAAAAAAATAAAAGGGACAGTTTTCGGAGGGGCAATAGGTGACGCTCTTGGAACGCTCACAGAAGAGATGGACAGAGGAATGGTGAAAAAAAGCTACGGCGGAGCAATCACAGATTTTGTAGAACCTTCTCCATTATCTGTCTGTCCGTTCCTCAAAAAAGGGCAGTATTCCCATGAAACTCAAATGTTCCTCATAGCGCTTGAGATGTATGCAGAAAAGGGAAAGTTAGATGAAGAGTTTTATATTGAAAAACTGATAGATTGGGCAAAGAATGAAAAGGATCACAGATACCCTGCCGGAGGACACATAAATGCCGCCCTCGCCTACAAAAGCGGCGCTCTGCCAGACGAAGCAAGAGTAAAAGGAACGGAAATTGATGGAGCTCTTCCCGCAGTTGCAGCAGGACTTTTTAGATGGGACAACAGCGAAGATGCCTATCAAGAAGGAAGCCACATTGCTTCCATTATCTATAAAGATGAGATACTTATAGACACGGCAGGATTAATAGCAGTTACCATATCTACAATCGCTGGCGAGAGAATATTTCTTGAAATTGAAGATGGGAAACTGCACCTGTTAGAACTATTGCATTCTTTCTCTCAGGTTGAAATCGTAAAATCTTACATAGACATGGTGATAACAACGGTAAGAGAAAATATTGACGAATTGGACGAACTTATCTTGAGATTCGGAAACGGCAATTTTGTCCTTGAACCTTTTGCTCTTTCTCTATACATATTCCTGAAGTGGGGAAAAGATTTCAGAAAAAGCATTTTAAGGGCCGTCAACGCCTACGGAGAATTTGGAGGCGACACCGACGCAATAGGATTTCTCACCGGGGCTCTTTCAGGATGTTACAATGGTGTAGATGCAATACCAAAAGAATGGATTAACGGTATAGAAAACGCCAAATATCTTGACCTGATATCTGAAAAACTATTTGAGAAGATACAAAATGGACAAAATATCTAA
- the nadB gene encoding L-aspartate oxidase, with the protein MKLLKDVEIKEFPKRYDAVVIGSGAAGLFCASKLSQVGLNVCILTKEAADTCSTKLAQGGIAVALPPDDSPLLHYEDTLKAGAGLVDRRTALILVEEGVKRVIDLIRMGATFETDERGLLKFTKEAAHSVSRIVYYKDKTGEEVERALLDSYRGDIIEHANVKELIVKDNRCYGVIFEKNGKYYAIHAPVTAIATGGAAGLYEKNTNPATSTGDGIAMALRYGAVLRDLEFVQFHPTAFCEDDTCFLISESVRGEGAIIVDSYGRRFMGDYHPLWELAPRDVVTRAIENQKKITGGKVFLDFRPIKEKGINIKERFPTITEKLKEVGYDPEKDLIPITPVAHYYIGGINVDTFGRTNITGLFAIGEASCTGVHGANRLASNSLLECIVFGERTAYGMYRDLRFLSLDFEKIPFNVSPLVRKTTDENFTMKDLKRVLWKYAGIIRDGGGLTKAIELFRRMIRSNSSYEVKNGAVLALGIAISAMRREESRGGHYRSDFPYEREEMRFHSTFTFQDLINSI; encoded by the coding sequence ATGAAATTACTTAAAGACGTTGAGATAAAAGAGTTTCCAAAAAGGTATGATGCAGTGGTAATAGGAAGTGGAGCAGCAGGGCTTTTCTGTGCTTCAAAACTGTCTCAGGTAGGTTTAAATGTCTGCATACTTACAAAAGAGGCAGCAGACACATGTTCAACAAAATTAGCCCAAGGCGGCATAGCTGTGGCACTGCCGCCGGACGACTCCCCTCTTCTCCACTACGAAGATACGTTAAAAGCCGGAGCAGGTCTTGTCGATAGACGAACTGCCCTTATTCTTGTAGAAGAAGGCGTAAAACGGGTAATAGACCTAATAAGAATGGGAGCCACCTTTGAAACAGACGAAAGGGGACTTTTAAAGTTCACAAAAGAAGCAGCCCACTCCGTTTCAAGAATTGTCTATTACAAGGATAAAACCGGCGAAGAAGTTGAAAGAGCACTACTTGACAGCTATAGAGGAGATATTATTGAACATGCAAACGTAAAAGAACTCATAGTAAAGGACAACAGATGTTACGGCGTTATATTTGAAAAAAACGGTAAATACTACGCCATACATGCACCTGTAACCGCCATAGCAACAGGGGGAGCGGCCGGACTTTATGAAAAAAACACAAATCCCGCAACATCAACAGGTGACGGAATAGCAATGGCTCTCCGCTACGGTGCCGTCCTGAGAGACCTTGAGTTTGTTCAGTTTCATCCAACAGCATTCTGTGAAGATGACACATGCTTCCTTATATCGGAATCGGTAAGGGGTGAAGGAGCAATAATAGTTGACTCTTACGGCAGAAGATTTATGGGAGATTACCATCCGCTCTGGGAATTGGCTCCAAGAGATGTTGTAACAAGAGCTATTGAAAACCAAAAGAAGATAACAGGCGGAAAGGTTTTCCTCGACTTCAGGCCTATAAAGGAAAAGGGCATAAACATCAAGGAACGTTTTCCAACTATAACTGAAAAATTGAAAGAAGTCGGATACGATCCCGAAAAGGATCTTATTCCTATAACACCTGTTGCCCACTATTATATAGGCGGCATCAACGTTGACACCTTTGGCAGAACAAACATTACAGGACTATTTGCCATAGGAGAAGCTTCCTGCACAGGGGTTCACGGTGCAAACAGACTTGCCAGCAATTCTCTTCTTGAGTGTATTGTATTTGGCGAAAGAACGGCCTACGGAATGTACAGAGATTTAAGATTCCTGTCCCTTGACTTTGAAAAAATACCCTTTAATGTTTCACCTCTTGTAAGGAAAACTACAGATGAAAACTTTACAATGAAAGACCTTAAACGGGTATTGTGGAAGTATGCTGGCATTATAAGAGATGGAGGTGGACTGACAAAAGCAATAGAACTGTTTAGAAGAATGATACGTTCAAATTCATCTTACGAGGTTAAAAACGGAGCTGTACTGGCACTTGGCATAGCTATAAGCGCCATGAGAAGAGAAGAAAGCAGAGGCGGTCACTACAGAAGTGACTTTCCTTACGAAAGAGAAGAGATGCGATTCCACAGCACGTTCACATTTCAGGATTTAATCAACTCTATTTGA